The Tolumonas lignilytica nucleotide sequence ACTTGTTAGTTCAGCCAGATAAAACGCCACCACAACGATTGTTCCATTTCTTGATATAGTCAATTCACGAAAGCGTGGTTTATCTACTCACTGTGTAGTCGTATTCTTTGCTCAACGAAACGTGATGCGTTTCACAAAAACAAAAAGACGAACACGGCCAAGCCGGTTCAACAAATGACTATCTGTGGAGTAAAGAACATGAAAAATACCTTCGTACGTTTTGCTGCTGTTGCTGCATTATCACTGGCTGCACTGTCATCTCAGGCTGCGGTAGACACTTATAAAGCACACGGTTCAGTATTGGCTGTCAATGCAGCAGACCAGACCGTAACTGTAAAACAAGATGCGGTTACGGAACTGGGCTGGCCAGCACGTACCGTCACTTACAATGCCGACGGTAGCAATGTGCTGAAAGG carries:
- a CDS encoding copper-binding protein, with the translated sequence MKNTFVRFAAVAALSLAALSSQAAVDTYKAHGSVLAVNAADQTVTVKQDAVTELGWPARTVTYNADGSNVLKGVTVGQTVDVQFTSSNAFNADAHFVTPVSQ